One Carya illinoinensis cultivar Pawnee chromosome 5, C.illinoinensisPawnee_v1, whole genome shotgun sequence genomic window, GTAACGGGCTAGTGATGACTAATTGTGAAGTATGGCTGGAGTTACCATGCATTTGACACATCAAGTactctccaaaaaaaaaaaaaaaaagaaagaaagaaaaaggaacaaagaaaagaaatatctaTATGTAATTTTGAAGTTGAAGCTTCAATCACATGTGTGGATATATCAATCATTCATCAATCTTTAGGTAGAGGGATGGGATGAATCAACAATGCTAAGACTCGGTCCTTAGTTTCGCGATTTTCAATACCGTGCCCATCTCCATGCTGGTAGATGCATTGAGACATCCTTGCAAAGTTCATTCCAATATGAATTAATGTTTCAGAGAAAGGAGAACTTGCAGCGAGTTCTTCATTAAACCTCTTCCATGTTGCACTAATCAAATTCCTTATAAACTCACGAGCATCTTCTTCACTGGCACCAGTATCATTCATGTAACATTGAATTGATTTGGGATTATCACCTCTCTCTAACTCTTCCTGAGctccaaaatataaatattgtaaacATGTTATTCTATGTTCATGTGTCGAAGTCTAAAAATTTGTTGATGAAAGACTTGAGATATAGTGGTTTGCAAACCTTAGATGTTCCGAGATCATCCGCAAGTCGGACAATTATCGCTTGCCAACGTGTTATATTGGGATAGTCTTTCAATAAATCCAAGGCTTCCTTTTTTATGGGATTTGTGACAAAAATATAAGAATGCAGCAGTATAAGTGGTTCTGATATTGTAATCCATGCATTTTCAAAGTATTCTTGAAGGCTTGGTGTATAACGGTTGTAGTACCACTTCGCTTCCAATAGATAAGATCTACATAAATCTGCCCACTGAAACATTTATGGTGGATCAATGAAGTAGAAGAGTTGTAATATAAAACAAATGCTAGGGTATATAATGctgaatatatatagaagtgAAGCCCATACCCCCTTTTTAAGGTACTGGATGGTGTTGAGACCATGTTCCTTGAGGGCGTCAAAAGCCATTTCATTAATCGAGTTGTAGAGGGTAAGGAAACACAGTTGCATATAGTAAGGAAGTTGTTCCATTGCATTGACATCCCATCTACAACACAAAGATTACATAAGTATTTGCATTAATGATAAGCTATTGATGAAGCAATATTAGAGAGGtactattttaattaatacAAACCTCTCAACAACATCCGTGAAGAGCTCAAGTTCATCCAAAGTACCATATACATCATACACATCATCTATTGTTGTTATTAGTGCATAGAGCCTTGTTGACATTTTCCTGAAATATCCAAACTGAGGTTGAAATGATGCTCCAATTGTCCATAGGAAATTCTCCATCACCCTATCCCTCACAAAACTCAACTCTCCAAGGCCAGTGCTCCTCCACCACCTTTGTATGAGCCAAAGAAACAATATCAATTTTTAGAATTAGTAACGAAATTTCTTACCTTTCtaatggcatatatatatatatatatatatatatatatatatatatatatatatatttatatccaaTATATCTCAGCATAGCTTTTCTGTCTTAAGGTTGAATTACAAGATCACGAGTGTTAACATCTATTTTACCTTGAAGCTTCTTTTAGATCTTCTTGGTGAACTGCTTGTACCACGTTGAAATCCAATTCAGCCAGCTGGAGCAAGATTGGGTTCATATCTTCTCTTCTTCTATATACATCAATGAACCACCTTACTTCCAACCTTATCATCCTCCAATATAATGGAAGCTCCAAGGCATGGTTCACCATCGCACAAAGATTTTGATCTTCGCTTTTCTCCACATAGTCTTTAAGATGTTTGCTTGCAAAATCTCTTGCTTCCTCTAAGATGCTTTCGCCTTCTATCAAGAGGAATGAGGCTTCGTACAAAGCCAGCATTCCCTTGGGATCATCACAAAGACATTCTTTGAAGTTCCCATTTTCATTGGTAAAACTCTTGAAAGTCTCTGTAGTAAACAAAGCTCACTCGTTGTAAATGatgtttctatttatttttgtcaagcATTAATTACTAGCATGTTGTTTACCTTGAGGTACATTATATCTCTTTTCTCTTAGTAACCTAAATTCGAGAGCTGTGGCATATAAACTTTGCTCCTTGCAAACACCACCTTCGTAATGAGTACTGTGTATTTTGTCCAACATCCTCTGTATTTCATCTTCAAAGTGGTAAGATACTCCAAGTCTTTGCAAGATATCAATCATCTCGACCTTCTTTAGAGGATCCACCATTTTGTGAAACATCTTTGTCACTTCTTCCTTCAAGTTATCAAGTTTTCTAGTATATGACTCCCCCTGCCAATCCAAGTTTCATTGATTAGTCAGGCACTGATAATGCAAGGACTATCGAGatcaaaactaaataataatagaaatagcAAGATTTACCACATATTCACTTTTTAATGACTGAATGTAATCATCATGCCAAATGGTAGGATGGTAATTTCCTGATCGTCGAACAATAGTGGAGTCACTTGAGTTTTCTTCAAGGGCCATGCTTTGGAATGGACGAGTAACATCGCAATTGCCTTTTGTTACATGTGAGACAGATTTCGTAGATGGGTGCAATGCAGCGGCCAGCGGGATTGCAACATCGGACTGAATCAAGAACGTTAAGACACATTGAGTAGGCCATTAGTAAAGCTTTGATTTTTGGAATAAATGGGTTAAGCTGTGGAACATATAATTGAAATATATGCTTTTATATATACAGCCTTGGGTGGCTATCATCTCTATGACGGTATTAAAGGCCCACTCGAGTAGATTT contains:
- the LOC122310836 gene encoding myrcene synthase, chloroplastic-like, yielding MALEENSSDSTIVRRSGNYHPTIWHDDYIQSLKSEYVGESYTRKLDNLKEEVTKMFHKMVDPLKKVEMIDILQRLGVSYHFEDEIQRMLDKIHSTHYEGGVCKEQSLYATALEFRLLREKRYNVPQETFKSFTNENGNFKECLCDDPKGMLALYEASFLLIEGESILEEARDFASKHLKDYVEKSEDQNLCAMVNHALELPLYWRMIRLEVRWFIDVYRRREDMNPILLQLAELDFNVVQAVHQEDLKEASRWWRSTGLGELSFVRDRVMENFLWTIGASFQPQFGYFRKMSTRLYALITTIDDVYDVYGTLDELELFTDVVERWDVNAMEQLPYYMQLCFLTLYNSINEMAFDALKEHGLNTIQYLKKGWADLCRSYLLEAKWYYNRYTPSLQEYFENAWITISEPLILLHSYIFVTNPIKKEALDLLKDYPNITRWQAIIVRLADDLGTSKEELERGDNPKSIQCYMNDTGASEEDAREFIRNLISATWKRFNEELAASSPFSETLIHIGMNFARMSQCIYQHGDGHGIENRETKDRVLALLIHPIPLPKD